GGAACGCGCCGTACCTCTTGGAGGAAGGAGCCGAAGTCCGAGACGGCGTCTTTTATCCAGATAAGAAAAAAGGTCCAGGCACTGTGGGTGACGGCCGGAAATCGTGCCGTTTTATCGGAGCAGCCGGACATTGGAGAGCAGAGAGGTTTGCGTTATGAAGGAAAATACTGTTGACAGGTTGAAGCCCGCAGGACGGCTTTTCCTTCCTTAGGTGAAAAACACCGCCTTTTGGGATGCTCCGCTTTTCCAGTCAATGGATTCACCAACCAAAGCTGTCCGCGGATTAAAGAACACCTGGATCGATTTCAAAAATAACTTTCGCGGATTGTTATTTTTGCATGAGAGAAGGTGTTTTTAATCCACGGACAGCGCCAATTCTCCGCTTTCTTTCAAAATCCTTTGACACCATTTATCACAGATCTTGCCCATTTTCGCATTTGTTCTGTCCCCTTCAAATTTATTAATTATTCATTAATTCGTACCGGCGGCGGTGAAGCTTTTTCCGATTTATGGTATAATAGAGCCATAAAAGTCCCGGTGGGACAACAGAATGGAGGCGTGAAATGGCAAAGAGCAGTAAGGTTGATGCTTATTTATTTTGCATGAACTGTGATAAAGAAACCGAGCATGAGATTGATTATCTGGACGGGCAGATCCATAAGATAACCTGTAAGAATTGTGGGATCGGCATTCAGATTAACCAGGAATATGTCAAGGAACACTACAAAGATGATTTTATTTCCCGGGTAATGTCGAAGCCGAAGCGGATGACAAAGGAAATGGAGGCAGACCTTAACGGCTTCTTGCGCTCACTGCCTTACCGTGTGATTACCAAGCCTTACCGGGTATATAAGGAATTCTCGGAGGAGGATGAAATCCGCTGAGTGCTCGATGAGAATGCATTTAATTTTGTAAAAATTGGCATCTGCTAAACCCGCTGTTGTCGGACGAACAGCACAGCATTTTTACTTAATTAAACATAATGTGCATATTCTTGAATTTTCGGAAAAACCGTAAATTTGCATAGGATTACATGAATTTTTGTTCAGGGATTCTCTATGCAAATCTTTTAGAATATGATAAGATTCAGCTATCGGGAGCATTGTTTTTTTCAGGGTGAAAAAGGCAGTTCTGCCCGGGCGATTTCAGAAATAATGATGACAAGCATTCGTGGAGGTAACCCTATGAATCCCTTTCGAGTCGGACTCGGTTATGATGTGCATCAGCTGGCAGAGGGCCGTAAGCTGATCCTTGGAGGTGTGGAGATTGAGCACACCAGAGGACTGCTCGGCCATTCGGACGCGGATGTGCTGGTCCATGCTATTATGGACGCGATGCTGGGGGCGTTGGCCCTCGGTGACATTGGAAAATGGTTTCCAGATACGGATGAAAAATATAAAGGCGCGGACAGCATCGGCCTGTTGGCAGAGGTGGGCGCGCTGATCGCTGAAAAAGGCTATGAGGTGGGCAATATTGACGCCGTCATCGTGGCCCAGGCGCCGAAATGCGCCCCCCACATTGACGCCATGCGGGAGAACATCGCAGAGACCCTGGGGGTTGACCGGGACCAGGTCAGCGTGAAGGCGACCACTGAGGAAAAGCTTGGCTTTAC
The DNA window shown above is from Eubacterium limosum and carries:
- the ispF gene encoding 2-C-methyl-D-erythritol 2,4-cyclodiphosphate synthase; its protein translation is MNPFRVGLGYDVHQLAEGRKLILGGVEIEHTRGLLGHSDADVLVHAIMDAMLGALALGDIGKWFPDTDEKYKGADSIGLLAEVGALIAEKGYEVGNIDAVIVAQAPKCAPHIDAMRENIAETLGVDRDQVSVKATTEEKLGFTGRQEGIAAKAVVLLVKK